ggcagcatcatattctcatgaacattagaatcgttaccaagaaacgaaagtacctgataattcaattggcgtgcacgagctatagtaattggtccagtatgtatagcagcaggggctgtgcgtgtaacaatggtattgatgtcctcatcagtatgatatgattggaactaacccggactgacactattttcagcagaactaccgtggtgtacCATTTTTCGTATAACTCCAAGCAATGAAATCTGTCATATCATGTTGCGAGAGTGGAATTGAAAGAATCCGTTGTATATCGATGGGCCACATTGTTTGTCTAATCATATCTTCGTCCCAATTATTGGAAACAAGATCAATGAGGTCACCTACCATAGTTAACAGTTGTCTCGCCTTAGGCGTTACAACTTTCCTAATGGCACAACTTGGGATCTAAGCGTATTCCCAAATATTGATGTTTTGTCCATTCCCCACTCACCAAATATAACCATGTTTCACGGAGTTTGTGCCTGCCATAATGCTTTGCCAGGTAAAAGAAGATCATTTCCTTAGCTTGGAATTCAATAAATCACCATCGGGGTAGTACTTAGCCCTTAGGATAGAGGCACACAAGGAATCAGGATTATCTAGAAGACGCCATGTCTGTTTAGCGAGCAAGGCCAGGTTGAAAGAGTGAATATCACGGAATACCATTCCTTCTTAATTTTTGGGTACGCACATTTTTCACAAGGACATCCAATGCATTCTCTTCTGATTCTCCTCGTCTCCCCACCAGAAATGCGCTATCGCGTCAATGATTCCTTTACAATTTTTTTAGGTATTTTAAAGACCGACATTGCATAGGTGGGTATGGCTTGGATCAGAGCCTTGAGCAAGATCTCCTTTCCCCCAGCAGATAGTAAATTTTCCTTCCAGACACTAATTTTCTTAACAATACGTTCAATCAGAAATTGGAAATAGTCTGTTTTATCAATTCCCACATTTGCTGGCAAACCCAAATACTTATCACTAAGAGCCTCCATCAATATATTCAGCTTTATACACAACTGTTCTCTTAATTCCACCTTTGTGTTAGGGCTGAAGAAAATGTTGGATTTTTCAACACTTACCAATTGTCCCGAAGCCTCACAATATAGTTCTAGCACTGCTTTCAGAGCTTCCGCACTGTGTTGGTTGGCTTTCATAAGAATCAATGAATCATCCACAAAGAGAAGGTTTGTGATAGGTGGAGCGTCTCTACAGACTCTTACTCCTGAAATTTTTCCATTTTCCTCCGCATGTGTAAGAACGCGTTCAAACTCTTAATGCACAACAAGAAGAGGTATGGTGACAACAGGTCTCCATGTCTCAAACCCTTTGTAGGCTTGAAGCTCTCACTTTTCTCCGCATTAATCCTTACTCTGTACTCGACCGTTGAGACGCATTGCATAATAAAATTTACCCAATCTTGACGGAAACCCAATCGCAACATAATTTCTTTCAAAGAAGGCCATTCAACTCTGTCATAAGCTTTGTGCATATCAAGTTTTATAGCGCATAAACCCTCTCTACCTTCTCTTTTATTCTTGAGTGTGTGAAAACATTCATAAGCTACTAAAATATTATATGTTAGCAGTCTGCCGGGTACGAAAGCACTTTGAGTTGGGCTAATAATATCTGGCAGGAAGACCTTCAACCGATAAGCCATCATTTTTGTAATTATTTTATATACCACATTACATAAGCTGGTCGGCCTAAATTGGGTTACCTTTTTCGGTGTATTAACCTTTAAAATCATCACGATCGCAGTGTCATTCCAACCAGCTGGAATAGTGCATGCATTGTATTGATTGCTTGCAAAACCTCCTTAATTAGGTCGTCCTCTAGCATGGGCCAGAATCTTTTATAAAAGATAGCATGAAGTCCACCGCTTCGCATGGTAATTGGTAAGAGATGGGAGTTAAAATAAAATAACTGGACAATCCGTCACATGGCTTGTCAATGAACGCACACAATATAAGATTTGGGTTTTCAATTCATGGCTAGTATGCTTTTCTTTTTAAGCACCCCAAATATAATAATAATTACATCGAAATCTCTGGACCATCAAATGTTCATTGATGCCGTCAAAACAAGCCACTGACGCATTGTTTGTCGGTGCTCTCATAGTGAGCTGGCCTGACCTTATTAATGACAGCCAAAAAGTCTTTGTACACGTTGTCACCACTCTATCAAAACTAGACTAACCTTGTTGATGCGGGCCAAAAAGTCTTCGTTCACATGTCCGGATTTGGGTTTTCAATTCATGGCTAGTATGCTTTTCTTTTTAAGCACCCCAAATATAATAATAATTACATCGAAATCTCTGGACCATCAAATGTTCATTGATGCCGTCAAAACAAGCCACTGACGCATTGTTTGTCGGTGCTCTCATAGTGAGCTGGCCTGACCTTATTAATGACAGCCAAAAAATCTTTGTACACGTTGTCACCACTCTATCAAAGCTGGACTAACCTTGTTGATGCGGGCCAAAAAGTCTTCGTTCACATGTCCCTAAGAACCAATGCCTTGAAGCGATAAACATCATCGTTGAACCCTTGAATCCATCAAAAGAATCTGATATCAAACCTCGTCATCACATATGCACAATGTGAAAGCCTAACCTCGCCGTCTAGCATATGCACTATGAGAAAACCTAAACTCACCGTCTAAGGAGCTGGCAAGAATTTACAGCAAAACTTCATTTAATCCGTCCCAACGAAATTAAAAAGGATCAGAGCCTGAAAGATTCAACTTAAAAGAAGAAACACCGTCATCCGTCCGAGCGTCGCcctccttggactaaaaccctagCATCCCTAGCATATCTACTAGCAAGAACCAAGCCTCCCCACCAGCAGCAATTTAGCACATGGTCTTTGTGACATCTATTGTCTAAACGGCCCTACCAGCGCGTGTAGGAAATCTAACAGACTGCAAATTCAACTCATCTGAACATGTTCAGAATGTAACTTTGATTCTCGGTGTCAAATCTTCAGTTTCCAAAGTTCAAAACTAAATGCATAACATGACAGTCCTCTTTTTAtgtaaaacaaaggatttggcttctCATTTCAGAAGTGTCTATTTTGGCACAGAGTAATAACATGTTCGAATGACACAAGATTTTCCACACTGAGGCCCATCGTTGCACGAACTGAGGTGTGAGCAAGGACAGATGATGTTAGTAGTGCGCCAAGCACCAACTAGAGTTGCTTTATGGTCAATTCTGCTCTCAGATGTAGTACCCCATTGATGAAGAAGAGGCTATCATCAGCCATAAACGACGGCCAGGGAATTGCGAAGAGATTGCGGTAGCCAACCGCCTTTCCACCAGTGAAGGTGTAGCAGCCCTTGTACTTACTGACAAACTCACCCGATGGCCTTGTCCTTGCAGCAAACTCGTAGTCCACGGTAACACTCGTTGAGCCTTTCTCTTGCATCCCCAAGAAGAGACCAAAGCAGTGGAAAGCGCTTTGCTGATCCATGTTGCAATGTGCTGAGAGGAAGAATCCCTGTCCAGCAAGATGGAATGCTTGCGAGTAAATCCGCCCAGATGGGAATAGTCGGCCACACTCCTCGCGCTTCAGATCCAAGTATGCTATGCATTGAGGATACGGTCGGTCAAATTCCACCACCTTAAGTGGGCGATATTTGTAAGCTCGTTCAGTATATTTCCTAGAGGTCAACACATCTGTAGCAAGGGCGCGCTGTCGATGTGGTGCATCAGCTTTGTACAGGAGTGCATCAGTGACACTTTTAGTTGCTTGCTCATTATCCAGATCACTGCATGCAAGGACCTTCCGCAACTTCCTGCAGGTCATATGAGAAAACCTAACAAGTGGCAGCAAACGAGTCCCCAAGACTTCACGTCTTTCTTCCGTTCTTGAGTATTGAGCACGAGCCCATTTGATCACGAAGTCATAGACTGCGTCCTCTGATGCCACCTGAAGGTCATTACTACATAAGATGGCTTCAATCCCAGCAAGGGGGATGTTCATCACTTCATCCTGAAACCTGAAAAGAGGAAGCATTCCTTTAGTTCAACAATGTTATTTTGACAATGTAGTTGGCTCTCTAAATAAAGAGACCACCCACTTAGTCAAATCCTTGTATTTGTTGGCGAGGAATTCCTTGGCAGCATCAGTCAGTGGCTGAACTGCTGCAGCCATTGAAATGCTGGAAGGCAGATCTAGATAGAGAAGTGCAGATTCTGTGGTCATAGGTAAGCTTCTTAGTAGTTGACTGCAGTGTCTCATGCAAGAAACAACTTCAAATTTGTCAGACATCATCAAGATATCAAGCAGAAGGGTTGGCTGATTGGTCGTCAACTTTCCACTGTAAATAAAACTTAAAAGCTCCATAAGGGCACTTTCCTCTGTTCCAAGTAGAAATACAACAATCAGACACAAGGTAACTGTTAGCTCGAAAGCAAAAGAAAAATATATTTGCAAAATGGTGGGGTATagacaattactccctccgtcccataatataagagtgtttttgacacttgtgtagtgtcaaaaactactcttatattatgggacagagggagtaacttGCTAGCTGAACTGAAAAATTAATCATGGAtaacctcattgacaatgatcatGTCAGTACTACAAAATCGATCATTCAAAACATTAAACAAAACTGTACAGCAGCTAGGACAGAAAATGTCCTAAAGGAGCTCCCGAATTACCTGAAGCAGTTATTCTAAGAGTTGCATGCCTCTGGTCGGATTCTTTCATGCCATTTGAGAAAAGCTAACAAGATGAAAGTTATGACACTGTTAGCTAGATAACAGTAAATAACTACACTGCACAATGAACTCATTTTACACATAAATTAAATCTACCTTGTAAAAGAAGGGACTTTTTGCAGCTAGAATCGCAGAGCTGATATATATAGACTTCACTCTCAAAACCTGATTGCACTCCATATTCCAGGATGAGTCACTGCTTTCTCCATCCTCACCTGATACAAACAACAAGGTCCAATGAAGCAGAGAACAAACGGCCACATAGGCATGTAGTATAAAGGAACAAATGGTGCACATGATTCACATCTTTTATATAGACAAGGATATGATGCTTTGGAGCACAACCAAATGGGGAGCATAGTGACAGTGTATTGAATCATATGACTTATCATTAACAACATGGTGCACAAACTTCAGAGATCTGGTAGCTTCAAAAGTTAAAAGTACATTTGTCCACAAGTACAACAATTGTACAAAAGTTTACTTACAGTTATGTCAGAATTATATCCAACAGAAGTATAATCTATCCAACATAACCCAATTGTTCCACAATTAGGTGGGGCAGAAAGAATCAAGTAATCAAGCTCATATAAATCTCAACCAATCAATAGTAAAGTGAGGCATTTAAAATGATTACCACATGTCTAATATTATAATGCAATGGGTGGCAGAAAGGCTTCACCGGTACCAGCATGTCTCCACAGTTTCAATACAAAGGAATGAATTACTCGCTCTGATACATTGTGCCATCAACCAACTCTAAAATCACATATGATCAGTACCAATGATTGCTACGCATAACAGTTCTCCAAGAAATAATTTTAATTATCTGGCATAGGTGCACGGAATTCTGTATTTATGTGTTAAATTTGCTGAACCTGACTGCCATATactacctctgtaccaaaatataagacgtttttgtaggctAAACTAGCCGAAAAAatctcttatattttgatacggtgGGAGTATTACGGAGTAATTAAAACATATTCAATTGTACTAACCATCTTGTCCAATATCAGGTGGAGATTCTTCTATCATAGCTACAGGCTCCTCGTTGGTTTCCTCATAGGTATCACGTTCATCTGCTTCAATTTTGATGTTTGCTGGTTCTGACATATACTTTCCACATTCTGGGGGCATGAAATGATAGATGGAAGTCATTAAAAATGGAAGGTATTGCACTCTAGAATAAGAACATGATTAAGAAAATGTGAATAGTAGAAGTGCATTAGCATCAGATCGTCATGACAGAAACATATTCTGATAAAGCAAAGCAAGACTACAATAGTTTCATACGACAATGACAGAAAAAGATCCAAGCAATAAAGCATAAATCCTAATAACAATTGAGGCCCATGAACAAGCATTAATGATGAATGCCTAGACTGCACATTCAGAGCGAAGTTGGATGCAAGCAAAATATATTGGGTACTCGGAACTTTTCATGGGACACTAATAGAATGTCATATACTTCCTATGTCCACGTTTATTAGGCCAGAGAACCAGCGAGCCACGTCCGGTCTTAATTAAGTAAGTACAGATTTCGCAGGTTCCGTTGCTCGTTCCGTCCACTGATTTAGGGAGATAAATCTCCAGCCGCTACATGTGCGAGGTAGGCGAAATGGTTTCGCTAATTAATGCCGCTAACCCATGTGTTCTAACAGGGCCAATTCAAAACTGAGCAACTACACGCGTTGTGCCTTGGTCCCAGCACTTCGCCCCGGTGGCCTAATAAACACAGACAGAGGGAGTAACTAGTTAAGAGTAAGAACTTCTAACTTCATTACTGTTCCATCCTCCCCTTAATATACCCTCTTTCATGCTTACTTTACTCAAATATAGAAACTTAGAAGCATTATGTAACACGTAAAACCCCTGTTAGCCCATTACAACGAATGCATGCTCAGCTAAATGAGACATTGGACAACATCTGGCCGTGCTATTCATCAGGCAATAACCAAACTAACTTTTGTCCATAGTTTATATACAACTTATTGCATCTACTGGGCTTGAGGCTGGTTCAGTTATGGTGCACAATGCTCTTTGTAAATTCAGGATCATACTAGGAGCAATGTCACAGAGTTTTCTTCTTCTGCGGAATTAAGAGTTGAATAAGATCCTGCAAATAGAGTCATCTCTTAAACTCCGCCCACCAAGGTCATGTCCTGAACACCACGTTGCTGAGAAGATCATATACTGTAGCTAAATTTCCGTGCGGCAACAACTGAGGAAGGCAAAGAGCTGGGAAATCATAACTTCACTTCGATCAAAAGGAAAAGCTGCCTCGTCATCTTTCTCCCACCTTATACGGTTATACCAAACGTAAGCCTTTTGATACCTAAATCCTCAACAGGCAATCAAAACAAATCAGCGGGAAAAGcaagtagtactacctccatttCGCAACTCCCCACCCACCCGCTGTCAAATCAGTACGAATGCAAATTCAAACCCACCCACGCCCAAATCGGACCGTACCGAAATGATGACGAGACGTAGGCCAACCTTCCCCACCTTTGTCGCGGCGGAGGTCCTCCCTGCGGCGCTTGCGGTGGCGCGCCCAGTCGGCGATGGAGGAGCACCCCTCGCCCGCGGCGCCCTTGGCCCCCGGCGCGTCGTCCCCGGCGACGATCTCGATCCGCAGGACCCGGTCGGAGAAGTTGACCGAGTTGAAGGCGAACTCGAAGCTCGGGCCGCCGCTCGCCCGGGAGAAGTCCGGGTCCATCCCGAAACCGCCTCCCCCTTCCTCCAATCCCAATACCAACACCAATCCTTATCCCACCACGCCCGCCGCCTCACCTCCGCGGCCGCGCGGCACACATCCTCGCCGCCGtcggagccggaaccctagccggaGAGAAGGTTCAGAAGGCCGCTTCCCAGAAGCGGGGGCGTGGGGGACAAGAGTGAGACGGAGAAGAGAGAGGCGCGGCTGTGTGATTGGGAGGAAAGCAGAGGGTGGTAAGTACGAAACGGGTGCGGCGATTTGGGTGCAGGGACCGGCAGGCCGCTTAACTAGGAGGCGTGCGCCGTGGGTCCCGGGTGTCCGCGGGCCACGTTTCTCACGCGTGGGTCCGGCGCGTCAGCGGAGGGTGAGGGTCTGGTCGGCGTCGGCGTCGCGATTCTGTGCCTTGCTTCGCTCGCGACGTGACCTGTGTTGCGTCTTTCCTTTCCTTTCTAGACTGGAGTGAGTAGAGTTGGGTTGGTTGCGGTTAGGAAGGGGGGACGCAGGCAGGCGGCAGGCCGACGGGGAGGACGCCAAAGCTTGCGGTTTGGAGGGGGTGGGTTTTGGTGTCACGGGGTTTTCCCCTTGATGAGTAATCATCATCATTTTCTCGTGTACTTTCGTTGTGTCCATGAACATGCATGGAGCATGATTTGGGCAGCTGGGATTTTTGTGATTAGAGAATGAGGGTATCGTATTGGACTTTGAATTGTTAGAGCAACTCGGTTTCCTGGGTGTATTTTACCTTGCAACCAATCAAAGCCTTAGGCCAGCTTCAACAGAGTGACCCAAACGAACACGAATtctgtttattttttatttgtttgggTTGACAAAACAGACAACGGACACAAAACGAACATGTGGACATGGACGGTGCACCCAACGGTGCGACCGCATTTGGATGCCCTTACCCaactgtcgctcgaggaggagaacaTCAAAGAGGTGCCTGCCTGATGCAAAGGGAGCACCGCACCTGATGCGGATGATGTTCTCCGACGTGAATACGACGTGGACAAACACCACCGAGCCCGTCAACGATTCGATTGTCGGGGGCCGCGGCGACGGAGGCCTCGAGGCCGATGAGACTGGTCGGAGGGGGCGCCGTCGCGCTACGTGCCTCCTCTGTCTCCCATCGACGTGAAGATATTATTGCGGTTCATGGGTGGATGTGTGGGCCAGGAGGGAGAAAAAGGAGGGAAGAGAGATAAAAAGGTGGGTAGGTGATGGGCTAGGCCAGACAAAGAGGACACAGACGGACAGCGCATGGTGTCCGCTTCGGATGACCCAATTTTGGGACAGAAAATGAGTCCGAGAACGGACACAAAGTGAACTCTGCATTGAGTTGCGGTTTTTTGTCTCCACGGACTCAAACGaacgcgggcggacgaaatgggtcggacACGTCTGCAGACGGTGACCGGTCATACCCCATAATCCACCTCCAACGACCATAGTAGTCATTTCACGATTTGCTTTTTCATACAAAAGCATGCAACGACATGATCTATGTACCAACTACACTACTCGTCCTCCTCATCGGAGATGTTGATGAAGTTCGTGTCGGAGTCGTCAGCCTAATGGTCATTGGCGGTTGGGCGCACCTCCGGCTCCGCCTCCTCTTGCTCCTTGTCGGCCCAGATCTCGTTGAGCTTTGTGTCTGCCTAGCGGAGGAAGCAATGGTTGGACTCCACCTTCGCCTCCGACTGGATGGAATCGAGGGTGGCTTGTTGCTCCGTCGCATCCTCCGCTTGGGCCACCTCGAACTTCGCCAGCGCATTAACCATGGCGAAGCCCGCAACCGAAGGCGTATGATCTGCCTCCTCTGCCTTCGAGTCATCCATGGCCGTCTGCTCCTCCTCCGGCTCCAACGAATCCAGAGACATGCCGACTGCGATCTGAGCTTCGCGCCTGGCCTGGATCTCCTCCAGTTGCTGCAACCGCTGCTCCGGAGTGAGCATGGCATAGATGGTGATCCTATGCCTGGCCATGGCTAGCGGCTAACGACGACCGTACTAAAGGTGGCGACGCTAAGGAGGGAAGAGGGTAGAAATGCAGACGGGGGACGGGGTTGAGCTGCTGCCTCCGGCCTAAATAGCCAGACTTAGTCCCTCTGGCGGCACGCTGGAGCAGAGCCACGCGGCGCCATGAATGCATTCTCACCGAAAAACAGATGAGGCGCCCGTCGAACCAATGGTTCATGCGTGTGTCCGCGTGGGcccttgttagaataaatccgaggcataccattgatcatccgaggaccaagcaatcatacgagcacgacaccgagatttgttaacgaggttcaccgatatggctacatcctcggggcctgactatgggcgctcctccccatgacaccgctacaataccgcatccggtcgccctggacaccggcacatgccgccggttTCCCCTgcattccggtgctattatgttggcataggttacatcgtgtgtctatccccgctatatatgagaggcctaggatacaagtgtcctattaggacacgactccatatcctatgtaaacacaatactactcagagtccaactgtaacctaccttgtacacaatattcgacacaacctaacaaactccaccttggcgaatattctccaccatccTGAATttgtcaatgcgtcaaacttccatgtacattggacttgagtttattccatgagtaccgctgctactccaaagactccatatgactccactgcaacttgtagtcccttcttttcttgaccacggtcaacgctcgagcaaaattaagttccttgttactctagtttgtgctcccaacttccagagtatccatccatgacatcacacactgatcactgacctgcgtgaaagtgaacaactcacatattgggtgtcacacataagagttacctgaactcaacatcaccgttcTTTTCTCGatcgcctgtctgaaacttgaaggaatttcaccattgcttgtagtcatcccgagtcaaattcgcagttgtctcaccacatgtatgaccaccagagccctggcccgtctccatgccccGTGCTAACTGCACCCCTCGCTGCTATTactgcgtcgagcctccgctgtcccggccgagtctcaagggtcgcgaacccacaccactcaaccctcactgcagagtaccaccgatcatcaccgactgatgacgagtttcacgcttccatcagaccactgggctccagtccaaattacgtgtcactcgcttttcccgctgaataggcttcgattctttggatccttacatcgtagcccctcaatccagctccaccttcaacatgactccatggtagatgagcaatccaccctcgcgccccgtcgacttcaagctctcatgtgcaccgtcttgagtcaaccccgcgccatagtcttgtcgaagccacacaagccctcaggcatgcgccacgtgtttccacgccccagaagtcggtcaccatcagcatcacgctcctatgtcgtctttgctgatcccaccaccgtcttctgtatcaAGCGACTCGCAtcgatccgtcagactgtctaGTCCGACCCAGCCAAACTTATTCGACTGCAACGACACGCTCCAGACTCCTCAAGCCTTCATCGTAACCAACGCCATCcatacacagaagtgtaccagcaAAGAAAACCCAAAGCACAATCCTTCATAGCCTTCCCGCGTGAACACCAAAGGAGATTAACAAAGCAAGCCAAGCTCCTAATTGACCACACGTACGTAGCTATTGAACGAGCCTCTCTATTTCTTTCATGATAGCATCCCGGTCTTGACTAGTCTTCGTGTCAATTTTTTCCCAAACAAATCACGTGTCGTTTCAGGTTTTGCATGCTCCAGCGATAAGCATCAGTAGTTGCATGAGCCTCCGCAACGCGTCAAACTGTGTCCTGCCCGCACAAGCCTCCTGCGCGATTGGCGTTGCGCTGCCACTTCACGCGCGCCTCGCTCCAAGCGCATGGCCACTGTACAGCTGCTTCTGCCACCCGTGCGCACCTCGGACTGCACCGACTTGTGTCCATGTTCCTTCGATCAATTGATCTCGCTGAGACCGAGTCAATCTGAAACACCACGACACGCACCTGCTCGATCCGATCTCGTCGGGTATTTTCGCCCCAAAACACGCCGCTTGTACACGCTCGCCCGATCGATCCACTAAACGATCGCCGCATGTTTCGACTGCTTGCATGACCGTCTGATTTCCGCTACTCGCCGTGATTGCTCAGCGCCTTGACGTCTTTCCATCGATCTCAACCATGCTCACCACAATACCGATCAAAACATCAGACCTGC
The sequence above is drawn from the Triticum aestivum cultivar Chinese Spring chromosome 7A, IWGSC CS RefSeq v2.1, whole genome shotgun sequence genome and encodes:
- the LOC123147881 gene encoding BTB/POZ domain-containing protein At2g46260 isoform X1, with the protein product MDPDFSRASGGPSFEFAFNSVNFSDRVLRIEIVAGDDAPGAKGAAGEGCSSIADWARHRKRRREDLRRDKGGEGWPTSRHHFECGKYMSEPANIKIEADERDTYEETNEEPVAMIEESPPDIGQDGEDGESSDSSWNMECNQVLRVKSIYISSAILAAKSPFFYKLFSNGMKESDQRHATLRITASEESALMELLSFIYSGKLTTNQPTLLLDILMMSDKFEVVSCMRHCSQLLRSLPMTTESALLYLDLPSSISMAAAVQPLTDAAKEFLANKYKDLTKFQDEVMNIPLAGIEAILCSNDLQVASEDAVYDFVIKWARAQYSRTEERREVLGTRLLPLVRFSHMTCRKLRKVLACSDLDNEQATKSVTDALLYKADAPHRQRALATDVLTSRKYTERAYKYRPLKVVEFDRPYPQCIAYLDLKREECGRLFPSGRIYSQAFHLAGQGFFLSAHCNMDQQSAFHCFGLFLGMQEKGSTSVTVDYEFAARTRPSGEFVSKYKGCYTFTGGKAVGYRNLFAIPWPSFMADDSLFFINGVLHLRAELTIKQL
- the LOC123147881 gene encoding BTB/POZ domain-containing protein POB1 isoform X2, which produces MDPDFSRASGGPSFEFAFNSVNFSDRVLRIEIVAGDDAPGAKGAAGEGCSSIADWARHRKRRREDLRRDKGGEECGKYMSEPANIKIEADERDTYEETNEEPVAMIEESPPDIGQDGEDGESSDSSWNMECNQVLRVKSIYISSAILAAKSPFFYKLFSNGMKESDQRHATLRITASEESALMELLSFIYSGKLTTNQPTLLLDILMMSDKFEVVSCMRHCSQLLRSLPMTTESALLYLDLPSSISMAAAVQPLTDAAKEFLANKYKDLTKFQDEVMNIPLAGIEAILCSNDLQVASEDAVYDFVIKWARAQYSRTEERREVLGTRLLPLVRFSHMTCRKLRKVLACSDLDNEQATKSVTDALLYKADAPHRQRALATDVLTSRKYTERAYKYRPLKVVEFDRPYPQCIAYLDLKREECGRLFPSGRIYSQAFHLAGQGFFLSAHCNMDQQSAFHCFGLFLGMQEKGSTSVTVDYEFAARTRPSGEFVSKYKGCYTFTGGKAVGYRNLFAIPWPSFMADDSLFFINGVLHLRAELTIKQL
- the LOC123147881 gene encoding BTB/POZ domain-containing protein POB1 isoform X3, with amino-acid sequence MDPDFSRASGGPSFEFAFNSVNFSDRVLRIEIVAGDDAPGAKGAAGEGCSSIADWARHRKRRREDLRRDKECGKYMSEPANIKIEADERDTYEETNEEPVAMIEESPPDIGQDGEDGESSDSSWNMECNQVLRVKSIYISSAILAAKSPFFYKLFSNGMKESDQRHATLRITASEESALMELLSFIYSGKLTTNQPTLLLDILMMSDKFEVVSCMRHCSQLLRSLPMTTESALLYLDLPSSISMAAAVQPLTDAAKEFLANKYKDLTKFQDEVMNIPLAGIEAILCSNDLQVASEDAVYDFVIKWARAQYSRTEERREVLGTRLLPLVRFSHMTCRKLRKVLACSDLDNEQATKSVTDALLYKADAPHRQRALATDVLTSRKYTERAYKYRPLKVVEFDRPYPQCIAYLDLKREECGRLFPSGRIYSQAFHLAGQGFFLSAHCNMDQQSAFHCFGLFLGMQEKGSTSVTVDYEFAARTRPSGEFVSKYKGCYTFTGGKAVGYRNLFAIPWPSFMADDSLFFINGVLHLRAELTIKQL